One part of the Bdellovibrio bacteriovorus genome encodes these proteins:
- a CDS encoding response regulator has translation MVLETNLEKQRTPRVLVIDDSLDSVKLMSHILDHYKCDVTMAFDGQDSIPLLANRHFDLVILDWQMPQMGGRDTLLLMDRLLTERKVHKIRRPIPVVIYTGHSEEELDLPLVRNFTYMGFINKRQAFSSMMRSFNFILRSI, from the coding sequence ATGGTCTTAGAAACTAATCTCGAAAAACAACGCACACCTCGCGTTCTGGTGATCGACGATAGCTTGGATTCTGTGAAACTCATGTCACACATCCTTGATCACTACAAATGCGATGTCACGATGGCTTTCGACGGTCAAGATTCCATCCCACTTCTTGCGAACAGACATTTTGATTTGGTGATTTTAGACTGGCAAATGCCACAAATGGGCGGCCGTGACACTTTACTTTTGATGGATCGACTTTTGACTGAAAGGAAGGTTCATAAGATCCGTCGCCCGATTCCGGTTGTGATTTACACCGGCCACAGCGAAGAAGAACTGGATCTGCCACTGGTCAGAAACTTCACCTATATGGGCTTTATCAACAAGCGCCAGGCGTTCAGTTCCATGATGAGATCATTTAATTTTATTTTGCGTTCTATCTAA
- a CDS encoding sensor histidine kinase: MRLKFFLLSLLTLVFTSLCITFLLAYFYQSERLAFIDDQVRETATAIVDSELSDLKTYDYQIANALISEELGPDRVGKFFIVRNSKDEILFQTDNVSLLDVAIPRSPQWVTIEQDGRLLRVLNLSLPKFPNRTLQVGAITDSNFIFWSTLTQRSVVLISLIVGIVLVMTWFLSAQLFSPVRDLEGFLHEASAMLESKKDIPEIPHRLLSPQIKYLRRRDEFKSLVEGISQLVGRVNMNNKFTKSWTFQMVHEIKTPLTLLNRELERLQEKYHWEASENHEVQRQLNRVSRTITNFLDWADLANAEKPQNLHVLKTQAVVREVCSSIQRAYPDRLNLDLHADFQVMCNPLHLEQVIENLTVNALRYTNGPVKVILKQNQFIVQDQGDGVPAEVIERLGTPFNRGPHRSGQEKGSGLGLAWVFSVATLYGWKFTLINDQGTRARIEFPALNEAD; this comes from the coding sequence TTGAGGCTTAAGTTTTTTCTTCTGTCACTTCTGACTCTGGTTTTCACAAGTCTTTGCATCACTTTTTTGCTGGCCTATTTTTATCAAAGCGAGCGTCTGGCTTTTATCGACGATCAGGTTCGGGAAACGGCCACGGCCATTGTTGATTCAGAATTGTCAGATCTGAAAACCTATGACTACCAGATTGCCAATGCCCTGATTTCTGAAGAACTCGGGCCGGACCGCGTGGGTAAGTTCTTTATCGTGCGAAACTCCAAGGACGAGATTTTGTTTCAGACTGACAACGTCAGTCTGCTGGATGTCGCCATTCCGCGCAGTCCCCAGTGGGTGACGATCGAACAAGACGGCAGACTTTTGCGAGTTCTGAATCTAAGTCTGCCCAAATTTCCCAACCGCACGTTGCAGGTCGGAGCTATCACGGACTCTAATTTCATCTTCTGGTCCACGCTGACGCAAAGATCCGTGGTGTTGATTTCGTTGATCGTGGGAATTGTTCTGGTCATGACCTGGTTCCTGTCAGCCCAGTTGTTTTCACCTGTGCGGGATCTGGAAGGCTTCCTGCATGAAGCCAGTGCCATGCTTGAAAGTAAAAAGGATATTCCCGAAATCCCGCATCGCCTGTTGTCTCCGCAGATAAAATATCTGCGCCGCCGGGACGAATTCAAATCTCTGGTCGAGGGTATTTCCCAACTGGTGGGGCGGGTGAATATGAATAACAAATTCACCAAATCTTGGACCTTTCAGATGGTCCATGAAATCAAAACCCCATTGACCCTTTTAAACCGCGAGCTGGAACGTCTGCAGGAAAAATACCATTGGGAAGCCAGCGAAAATCACGAAGTGCAGCGGCAGTTGAACCGGGTTTCCCGTACCATCACCAATTTCCTGGACTGGGCGGATCTGGCTAACGCCGAAAAACCCCAGAATCTGCACGTTTTAAAGACTCAAGCCGTGGTGCGCGAAGTATGCAGTTCGATTCAGCGTGCGTATCCGGATCGTCTGAATCTGGATCTTCACGCGGATTTTCAGGTGATGTGTAATCCACTGCATTTGGAACAGGTGATTGAAAACCTGACGGTGAATGCTCTTCGCTATACAAACGGTCCTGTGAAAGTGATCTTAAAACAGAACCAATTCATCGTTCAGGATCAGGGGGACGGAGTTCCGGCGGAAGTGATCGAGCGTCTGGGGACGCCTTTTAACCGCGGACCACACCGCTCCGGGCAGGAAAAAGGCAGCGGCCTGGGTCTGGCGTGGGTGTTCTCGGTGGCGACGCTTTATGGGTGGAAGTTCACCCTGATCAATGATCAGGGCACTCGGGCCAGGATTGAATTCCCGGCCTTGAATGAGGCTGATTAA
- a CDS encoding hemolysin family protein: MTEFIVVAACLFVNMLLSGSEMAFVTVNRQQLKRLAPTHKNARRLLKLKENPERTLSVIQIGITLVGAIAAAVGGAGAEEALSPWLMSTFAMSEQTAEAVAIGMVVLPISYLSVVIGELVPKTLALRNPLAIALFTAQGLYVGEKLLSPAVTILEWSTNVVLKLFTFGNFHGAPKETHIEFEDLPQQTKQYVVNLVSADKKMAREIMLPWKDVIFVRKTDSVEDVETIIMNSRHTRLPVLDGEEVIGLINTKEFLTARRYGEAEWQSVIRPILRFKAFEPLFRILLKMQEQKSHMAIIYEQQNPMGLVTMEDIFEEIIGDVFDEDDDGLMKKILASKSRRRPI; the protein is encoded by the coding sequence ATGACTGAGTTCATCGTTGTCGCCGCCTGTCTTTTCGTAAACATGCTTCTTTCCGGTTCCGAGATGGCCTTTGTCACGGTCAACCGGCAGCAATTAAAGCGCCTGGCACCGACTCACAAAAATGCCCGCCGCCTGTTGAAATTAAAAGAAAATCCGGAGCGAACCCTGTCCGTCATCCAAATCGGCATCACCCTGGTGGGTGCGATCGCGGCGGCCGTCGGTGGTGCCGGGGCCGAAGAAGCTTTAAGTCCGTGGCTGATGAGCACATTTGCGATGTCCGAACAAACCGCCGAGGCCGTGGCCATCGGTATGGTGGTTCTGCCGATCTCTTACTTAAGCGTCGTTATTGGCGAGCTCGTTCCCAAGACTCTGGCTTTGCGAAATCCTCTGGCCATTGCGCTTTTCACGGCGCAAGGTCTGTATGTGGGTGAAAAACTGCTGTCCCCGGCCGTGACCATTCTAGAGTGGTCCACGAACGTGGTTTTGAAGCTTTTCACTTTCGGGAACTTCCACGGCGCCCCTAAAGAAACGCACATTGAATTTGAGGATCTGCCACAGCAGACCAAACAATACGTTGTGAATCTGGTCAGCGCTGACAAAAAGATGGCCCGTGAAATCATGCTCCCATGGAAGGACGTCATCTTTGTCAGAAAGACGGACTCTGTCGAGGACGTTGAAACCATCATCATGAATTCCCGCCACACCCGCCTGCCGGTACTGGACGGCGAAGAGGTCATCGGCCTGATCAACACCAAAGAATTCCTGACTGCGCGCCGCTATGGCGAAGCGGAATGGCAAAGTGTGATCCGCCCGATCCTGCGCTTTAAGGCCTTCGAGCCGCTTTTCAGAATTCTGCTGAAAATGCAGGAGCAAAAATCGCATATGGCCATCATCTATGAACAACAAAACCCGATGGGTCTTGTGACCATGGAAGATATCTTTGAAGAAATCATCGGCGATGTCTTTGATGAAGATGACGATGGTCTGATGAAAAAGATCCTGGCCTCCAAGTCCCGCCGCCGTCCGATTTAA